One stretch of Miscanthus floridulus cultivar M001 chromosome 18, ASM1932011v1, whole genome shotgun sequence DNA includes these proteins:
- the LOC136524631 gene encoding uncharacterized protein produces MPLLFRAQQFWDSDKKATAHNPKADRVEAIREWTGLGSPPAVGETEATIDIKLPRRSLLVQFICNACGERTKRLINRVAYERGTIFLKCAGCQVYHKFVDNLGLVVEYDLREESELQGENVVNPNSED; encoded by the exons CATTGTTGTTTCGAGCACAGCAGTTTTGGGACAGTGATAAAAAGGCCACAGCCCACAACCCGAAGGCTGACCGGG TGGAGGCGATCAGGGAGTGGACTGGATTAGGTAGCCCACCAGCCGTGGGGGAAACA gAAGCCACTATTGATATAAAGCTTCCCAGAAGAAGCTTGCTTGTTCAATTTATATGCAATGCATGTGGTGAAAGGACAAAGCGCTTGATAAACAGAGTAGCCTATGAAAGAGGGACAATTTTTCTTAAG TGTGCAGGGTGCCAGGTGTACCACAAGTTTGTTGATAATCTTGGTCTAGTTGTTGAATATGATCTACGTGAAGAAAGTGAGCTACAAGGAGAAAATGTGGTGAACCCCAATTCTGAAGATTGA